TTTAGTAATCATGGTTGGTATATAATTCCAAAAGATGCAGGGTGGTACGATGTTTACATAACCGCTAATAATGCTTGTGCAGTATCCCTGAATATGGAATATACACCTCCGCCAACAACTCCTGTTGATACTACGCAGCAGGTAGCGCTCCTTTATGCGTCTCCTTCCTGTGATTCTGCTACGTATACCATTAGTGGAGGAGTTGATCATCTGCTAACGAATGAAACGATTGTTTCGAAATCATTTGATTTTGGAGATGGTACGACTGCTGCTGAGAATAGCAGTCATCTCTATACGTCTCCGGGAGTTTATACCTTAACTTTTACAGCACTCACCTCAGCTGGTAATTCTTATACCACCAGCAAATCAATACATGTTGGCGGTTTACCTGTTTCAGTAAGTCTTTCAATACACCACGGTGTACAGGATACCATTTTTGCTAAACCTGATTATCGTGACACGTCTTTCTATACGGTACAATGGTGGGGTGTAAACGGAAATCAGGACTTTAATAATCATGGTTGGTATGTAATTCCAAAAGATGCAGGGTGGTACGATGTTTACATAACCGCTAAAAATGGTTGCGTCGTATCCCTGAATATGGAGTATACGCCTCCGGTAGCTGTGCTCAGTATATCCCCGTATTCATGTGATTCTACTGAATATGCTGTAAGTGGATCCATGGAGCATTTGTATAAGGACGATGTAGTGGTTTCGAAATCATTTGACTTCGGGGATGGTACTACTGCCAGTGCAGATGGGAAACATATCTATACATCCAGGGGGCATTTTACGGTGACTTTTACTGCAGTTACCTCAACCGGTAATGCATATACTGCTACCCAATCTGTATTGGTGACAAGTTTGCCTGTTTCTATTAGTCTTTCCTTACATCGTGGTGTGCAGGATACGATCCTTGCCAAGCCAGACTATCGTGATATATCTGACTATACGGTGGATCGCTGGACTGAGAATGGGGTAACTATACCAGGGAGTAATAACTGGTATCTCCTGCCTTCCGTAGGTGGTTATTATAATCTTTATACGACTGCTAAAAATGGTTGTAAGGACTCTTCATACATAGCATATACCCCACCGGCTCCACCTGCACCTTCAGAGCCGGTGCCGGCGCAGATAATTCCTCCTGCTGCCAATGCCAGCCAGCTGGATCTTTCTGCTGATTTTGGAACTACATCCTTCAAAGATGACAACCAATTCACGATAGAGCTTACTGTTAAAAGTGTGAATGGTCGTAAGTTGGCCGAAGATGAGGTAATCAATCTGGGAACAGTGAAAGGCACTGATCCTGCTCATTTATCAGTAGAGATACCTGATTCACTGAATTGTGCATCCAACTATATAGTAAGGGTGGTATCCAATTCTCCTGCTGATACTACGTTGTGGTCATCTCCATTTACGATTACCAATCAGCCGCCAGAACCTGTTATTACACAGGTAGGCGATAGCTTGTTTACCAACAGTATTTATGAGTTGCAATGGTTTAAAGATAATGTGGCTATAAACGGTGCTACAAGTAAAGCTATCCGGGCAAGGGCAAATGGTGCATACAGGGTAGCTGCATTGAATGGGGTAGCTTGTAGCAGCCTTTCTGCTGCCCGTGCTGTAGTGATTACTGCTATCAGTAATGTTTCATTGGGAGCTAATACGGTAAGTGTTTTCCCGAATCCATCTGAAGGGCCGGTAAACCTGAAGTTTGGGTACCCCCTGTCAGACAAAGTATTTGTGAAAGTGTACAATTTAAATGGGGCGGTTGTTTACGCTACCACCACCTTACAGCAACAGTCATTACTGGATCTGACTGCTTTGCCACGAGGATTCTATACTGTGGAGGTAAGACTGAAGGACTCCCGTAAGGTGCTGACTATCATATTGCAGTAAGCAATTAGAATATTAGTATGTGAAGCCTGCCGGGAACTATACCGGCAGGCTTTTTTATTTGTGAGTATTTTATAATAAGTTTGACCCGCATAATCTGTAAAAAATCCCTATACATACATGAGAAGATTTCTACTATTGTTTGTATTGCTTTGTTTTGGGACCTATTTATCAGCACAAACATTGTCAGCCCGATTTGCTGTTGACTCTGCGGAAATGTGTTACCCACAACGAACCGTACATTTTACTGACCAGAGTACCGGTCAGATTGTTTCCTGGAACTGGTTTTTTGGAGACGGCACTTCTTCTACTGAACAAAACCCGACCCATATTTACAGTGGCAGAGGGAAGTATGTAGTGAGCCTGGTTGTTACTGACATCAACGGTCACATAGACTCAACTACGGCAGCTGGTAGTAGTGTAGCCATTAACATTTATCCTTTCATAGATTTTGGCATTCCTCACAACTATGTGGCTTGTAGTGAGTTGCAATTGAGCAACCAGGCCTATTCGCATATGACAGGAAGCTTCCCCGTGCAGCTATTGTGGTCTACGGGCTCTTCTGCAAATACTATTAGCGCGGATAGTACGGGTAAGTATATCCTTTACCAGCAGCAGTGTGGAACGTACATATCAGACTCAGTTTATGTCATAAAACCTGCCCATGTGCTGACGATCGGAGACCCGCTCCTGGTGAGCTATAATCTGAATACAGATTCGGTACTGATTGACTGGGGTGCATTGTATCCATTTCCGAAAGGCACCAAATATGATATTGACTGGGGAGCAGGCGTAACAGCCGATACGCTGAAGCAAACCAATTACATCTGGTACAAAGGTATAATGGGTAAAACGCTTTCTGTTTCATTCAAGGCTACCCTGCCTGCTGGCTGGGGTACGCAATGTGATACTATTGTTACAGCTACAAGAAAGGTGGAGAATGCAAGGATGAGTTTTGATGACTGGAATGGGCAGAATATTACCATGAATTATGGAGATACCTTAAGGACTGGCAACCCGGGATATTTCTACAATTGGACGCTACCAGATGGTACGATAAAGACAGATACAACAGGTTATCTGGTGGTGACTCAATCCGGAAAATATACCCTGTCGCTGAATTACCTGTACCAGTCTATAACGGAGACAGTGAATGTAAATGTGATAGGGCAATTAAGTCCCGTGTTTAAATACAGCCATGTCAATTGTGATCCGCTGACGATCAGCTGTACTTATACCGGTAATGCTGATAGTATCGTGGCTTATAAATGGAGTGTAAACGGACGTTATGCGTCTATGGACAGGAATCCTGTACTGAAGATAGATTCGGGCCTGAATGTGATCGGCATAATTATCACTAATGCATCAGGTGATAGTGCAGTTATGAGTAAGACGATCAGCTCTGAAGGAGCCTGGAAACTGAAGATAGCTATTGATAGTATCTATCCCTGTAGCTTTAGAGCTTATTTGAGGACCACAACCAATGCGCCTGAAGGTAAATATTCCGTTTCCTGGGAGAAAGGAACCAGTTACGCATACGATATGAATATGGCGATTGCGGATTCTTCAGGTATCTATATCGCTAATTTAAAAGATTCCTGTGGTAATATCCGTGCAACTGATACGCTGAACCTGTTCCTGGATCGGGTAATACGACCTATCATTGCGAAGGTGGGTGATAGTATTAAGGTGAGTAATATTATGGCTGATATTACTTACAAATGGTATAGAAATGATACACTGGTAGGTACGGGTACGGCCGCTCCATATCCAACAAAAAGTGGTATTTACAGTGCATATGCTTATAGGAATGATTCCTGTTTCCGCCAATCCTGGCCGCTGACCTATATCGCTCCCGGTGAAGGATTCAGCTACGGGATCTCCAGACTTCCTTCTGCCTGTGGTTTGAATGCGATCGACTTTACAGTTACGCCATCTTTACCTTATGGAGACAGCATTGTTTCTTATTTGTGGGTGGCAGGTAAAGATACTTCCCGTACTGATAGATTAACTATTGTGAAGAAAGATGGTGGAACTGTGAGCCCTTCATTGACAATGGTTTCAGCTTATGGGTTAAGTAAAACCATCATTGATACCTATACATTCCCGGTTCTTTCATTGAAGGTGATCAGTGATGGGTTGAATGCCTGTCATGATACAGCGAGACTTGCTGTAAGTGTGTCAGCAACGAATGCATACCAGGTAGTATGGGATGGTAAATATGTGGGTAATGTATATCCTGTTACTACAAGTGGATTGCATTATGCAGTATTGCAGGATACCTGTGGAAATAGTTATTTGCGGGATTCTGCTACGGTGACATTGCATCCTTATACCGCGGCCCTGGCACTTAATGCAGGGAAAGATACGATCTATTGTACACCTGATGACAGTCATGCATATACTTATAAATGGTATCGTGACGGTGTGGTGTTACAGAATGAAAGTAAATCATACCTGACAGGTTTGCTGAAGGGCGCTTCTTATATCGCTGCATTATCAGATACGGCGGGATGTATGAAAAGTACAGTGCCATTGGAGTATAATGTTGTGGCAAAACTGAAGGCATCATTTACAGCCGTTCCGGTTAACTGCGATTCTTCCTGGTATACTTTCTATGGAGCATATAATAATCTCACACCGGGTGATTCCGTAATAAGTTTTTATTATCAGTTTGATAATTCAGGTGGTGTACTCTCACAGGATACCTATAATATATTTAATGGTAAAGGAATTTATCCGGTCTCTTTTTCTATCAGGACCTTGAAGGGTGATACTGCGTCAGTAACGCAATATGTGAATGTGCCGGAGGTAGACAAGACGCCATGGCCTGTTGAAATTAAAGTGGATTGGGATTCATCATTCCCTTGTTATGATTTTAAGATCCTGACTGCAAGCACTACCCACCAGGGGCCATACACTTTGGGTTGGTCTACGGGTTTATCACGCAATAGTATTGAGGTACAGGAAAGCAACTACTACGTTGTCAGTATTTATGACACCTGCGGTCATATTCGTGGTCAGGCAGGCGTAGATGTAGTGGTAGCACCAGAATTCAAACCAGTCCTCACTTACCTGCCCGGTAATCCGGATACCTTGATGGCCTCAGTACCGCCTGCTAACTTTACCTATAAGTGGATGAGAGATAATACAGCATTAAAGGATACAGGAAATTATATCTTACCGGTTGGTTCCGGCGCTTATATGGTTTGGGCTAACAATAAAATAGGTTGTTTATCCGGAAGTGATTCCTTCCAATATGCAGATTCTATCCACCATGCAGCACGCCTTACATACACTATGTCTTCATGTGACTCCGCGACTTACTATATAAGTGGAGATATGGAAAATCTGTCTGCAGGTGAAACGATCGTTTCGAAAACATTTGACTACAGAGATGGTACGACAGCTACTGAAGATGGATGGCATACCTTTACTACCAAGGGCAATTTCGAAATGACATACACGGCAGTAACATCATCAGGTAATTCATATACGACTGCCAAAGCATTATATAACTACCGGCTTCCGGTATCAGTAAGTCTCTCTTTACACCGTGGCACACAGGATACTATCTTTGCCAGACCAGACTATCGTGATCCATCTTTCTTCACGCTTGAATGGAGTAAAGACAGCGTTGCTATTCCCGGTAAAGGTTGGTTTATCATTCCCTCCGGTGCCGGCAAATACGAAGTTTTTGTAAAACCTAAATACGGTTGTACGTATTCAAAATACCTGAATTATACGCCTGAACCTGCAAAGGCGGAAGTAACAACACCTGCTGCAAATGCCAGCCAGCTGAATCTTTCTGCTGATTTCGGCAATACCACTTTCAATACAGACAATGAATTTACTATCCAGCTGCAGGTAAAAGATCCGAATGGCCGTACCATCTACGCTACTGAAGCGGTCAACCTTGGTACGATAAAAGGTACTGATCCTGCAAACCTTTCAGTGGCAATACCGGCAACACTTGCATGTGCTTCCAACTATACGGTAAGAGTAATATCCAGTTCTCCTGCTGATACGACTAGCTGGTCTGGTACCTTTGCTATTACCAATCAGCCAGCACAGCCTGTCATCACACAGGTAGGCGATAGTCTCTTTACCAGCAGCGTCTACGATCTGCAATGGTACAAGGACAATGTGGCTATATCTGGTGCTACAAGTGACGCTATTCGTGCAAGAGCAAATGGCGCTTACAAGGTCGCCGCGCTGAATGGAAAAGGCTGCAGCAGTCTATCTGATGCCCGTGCGGTTGTGATTACAGCGATTAGCAACGTCTCATTAGGAAGCAATACAGTGAGTGCTTTCCCTAATCCATCTGAAGGGCAGGTTTACCTGAAATTCGGGTACCCGCTCACCCAGCAGATGTTGGTGAAAGTGTATAATGCCCAGGGAATTGTCGTTTATACAATTAAAACCAGCCAGCAACAACAGTTACTGGAATTGTCCACATTGCCTAAGGGCTTCTACCTGGTAGAAGTATCAGGATATAATACTAAAAAGGTATTGACGATTATTCTTCAATAAAAGATTCCTTATTTATCTTGAACCGCCGTTAATCGTTCAGATTAACGGCGGTTTTTCTTAGAAATAGCGGGTAATTCCTTTATAATCAACCCCAAGACCTCGCTCCTGATAAAAAAATACCTGTAATGGGTAATTTTACATTTAATAAAGTTCCATATCCGGCCTAATTTTATCTAACTCGGAATGGAATCAAAAATCAACAACGATCAAATTCTGGCCACGCGTCTGAAGAACGGCGATCACTCCGCATTTGAGGAATTATATGCTACTTATCACCAATTACTGTACAGTGTAGCATTCAAATACTTAAAGAGCGAAGCGGCTGCTGAAGATGCTGTGCACGAAACCTTCGTCAGACTGTGGACACACAGAGACGGACTGGATCCGATACAGGGTGTCCGTAATTATCTGTTTAAAACACTCAAGTTCCATATCCTGAACCTCATCAGAAACAACAAGCGTATGCTTGTCAAGAACTATGAGATTTCTTACAATGCAGGCGAAATTCACCAGGAAACTGAATCCGCCATTATTTTCAATGATTATAAAAAAGCTGTAGATATTGCTATCAACAGCCTTTCGGCGCAGAAGAAACATATCTTTAAAATGAAATCGGAGCTGGGCCTCTCCAATGAAGAGGTTGCCCAGCGTTTAGGATTGAGTATCAATACCGTTAAGTTCCAGTATTCACAAGCCAGCAAGACCCTGAAATCTGTTTTAAAGCTTCTTTTTACCTTCGCTGTAATCGTTTACAAACTTTTTTTTCGTTAGACATAATACTTTCTTAATTCTTAGGTGTAGTAATATATATGAAGCCGCTTATCGACCAGCATCTTTTACAAAAGTTCAGACAGGATCAATGTACACCCGAAGAATATAGGATTGTACTGGATTGGTTCTCTACTGATGACGGTAAACGGTACCTGGAAGAATCGATCCTGCGGGACCTGGAGGAAGGAAAAGGAAGTGATGTGACCGTGCCACCGGCACTGTATGAGCGTGTGATGAACACGATTGCATACAAGCCACGCCGCCGCATCTATACTATGCTGAAAGTTGCCGCTGTCGCAGCGGGTTTAATCGTGACAACCTATGCAGGAGTAGCCTTTTACCATTACCAACAGTTGAAAGTAATTCATACAGCTTATGGAGAACTGCGTACCGTAGTATTACCAGATCAATCGGTAATTACCCTGAATGCCAACAGTA
This window of the Chitinophaga sancti genome carries:
- a CDS encoding PKD domain-containing protein, with amino-acid sequence MRKLLLLFVLLCIGTYLSAGTLTARYPMDSAVVTAAQQALHFADYIKGNVSSWNKKLGYDADSTQKASIIMSRASCDSATYYINGTVTNLVKNDVVMTKLFDYGDGTTGTAEGNHLYTAIGNYTVTFTAVTLLGNTYTTTRTVSIPGLPISVSLSLHKGAQDTIFAKPDYRDTSFYTVQWWGANANQDFNNHGWYVIPTDAGGYDVYMIAKNGCGVSLDMEYTPSPKPPVDTARAVALLYVSPSCDSTTYTVSGGVDHLRTNETIVSKSFNFGDGTTATENGSHLYPSPGAYTLTFTALTSTGNSYTTSKSIYVSGLPVSVSLSLHKGAQDTIFAKPDYRDTSFYTVHWWGVNGNQDFSNHGWYIIPKDAGWYDVYITANNACAVSLNMEYTPPPTTPVDTTQQVALLYASPSCDSATYTISGGVDHLLTNETIVSKSFDFGDGTTAAENSSHLYTSPGVYTLTFTALTSAGNSYTTSKSIHVGGLPVSVSLSIHHGVQDTIFAKPDYRDTSFYTVQWWGVNGNQDFNNHGWYVIPKDAGWYDVYITAKNGCVVSLNMEYTPPVAVLSISPYSCDSTEYAVSGSMEHLYKDDVVVSKSFDFGDGTTASADGKHIYTSRGHFTVTFTAVTSTGNAYTATQSVLVTSLPVSISLSLHRGVQDTILAKPDYRDISDYTVDRWTENGVTIPGSNNWYLLPSVGGYYNLYTTAKNGCKDSSYIAYTPPAPPAPSEPVPAQIIPPAANASQLDLSADFGTTSFKDDNQFTIELTVKSVNGRKLAEDEVINLGTVKGTDPAHLSVEIPDSLNCASNYIVRVVSNSPADTTLWSSPFTITNQPPEPVITQVGDSLFTNSIYELQWFKDNVAINGATSKAIRARANGAYRVAALNGVACSSLSAARAVVITAISNVSLGANTVSVFPNPSEGPVNLKFGYPLSDKVFVKVYNLNGAVVYATTTLQQQSLLDLTALPRGFYTVEVRLKDSRKVLTIILQ
- a CDS encoding PKD domain-containing protein, which encodes MRRFLLLFVLLCFGTYLSAQTLSARFAVDSAEMCYPQRTVHFTDQSTGQIVSWNWFFGDGTSSTEQNPTHIYSGRGKYVVSLVVTDINGHIDSTTAAGSSVAINIYPFIDFGIPHNYVACSELQLSNQAYSHMTGSFPVQLLWSTGSSANTISADSTGKYILYQQQCGTYISDSVYVIKPAHVLTIGDPLLVSYNLNTDSVLIDWGALYPFPKGTKYDIDWGAGVTADTLKQTNYIWYKGIMGKTLSVSFKATLPAGWGTQCDTIVTATRKVENARMSFDDWNGQNITMNYGDTLRTGNPGYFYNWTLPDGTIKTDTTGYLVVTQSGKYTLSLNYLYQSITETVNVNVIGQLSPVFKYSHVNCDPLTISCTYTGNADSIVAYKWSVNGRYASMDRNPVLKIDSGLNVIGIIITNASGDSAVMSKTISSEGAWKLKIAIDSIYPCSFRAYLRTTTNAPEGKYSVSWEKGTSYAYDMNMAIADSSGIYIANLKDSCGNIRATDTLNLFLDRVIRPIIAKVGDSIKVSNIMADITYKWYRNDTLVGTGTAAPYPTKSGIYSAYAYRNDSCFRQSWPLTYIAPGEGFSYGISRLPSACGLNAIDFTVTPSLPYGDSIVSYLWVAGKDTSRTDRLTIVKKDGGTVSPSLTMVSAYGLSKTIIDTYTFPVLSLKVISDGLNACHDTARLAVSVSATNAYQVVWDGKYVGNVYPVTTSGLHYAVLQDTCGNSYLRDSATVTLHPYTAALALNAGKDTIYCTPDDSHAYTYKWYRDGVVLQNESKSYLTGLLKGASYIAALSDTAGCMKSTVPLEYNVVAKLKASFTAVPVNCDSSWYTFYGAYNNLTPGDSVISFYYQFDNSGGVLSQDTYNIFNGKGIYPVSFSIRTLKGDTASVTQYVNVPEVDKTPWPVEIKVDWDSSFPCYDFKILTASTTHQGPYTLGWSTGLSRNSIEVQESNYYVVSIYDTCGHIRGQAGVDVVVAPEFKPVLTYLPGNPDTLMASVPPANFTYKWMRDNTALKDTGNYILPVGSGAYMVWANNKIGCLSGSDSFQYADSIHHAARLTYTMSSCDSATYYISGDMENLSAGETIVSKTFDYRDGTTATEDGWHTFTTKGNFEMTYTAVTSSGNSYTTAKALYNYRLPVSVSLSLHRGTQDTIFARPDYRDPSFFTLEWSKDSVAIPGKGWFIIPSGAGKYEVFVKPKYGCTYSKYLNYTPEPAKAEVTTPAANASQLNLSADFGNTTFNTDNEFTIQLQVKDPNGRTIYATEAVNLGTIKGTDPANLSVAIPATLACASNYTVRVISSSPADTTSWSGTFAITNQPAQPVITQVGDSLFTSSVYDLQWYKDNVAISGATSDAIRARANGAYKVAALNGKGCSSLSDARAVVITAISNVSLGSNTVSAFPNPSEGQVYLKFGYPLTQQMLVKVYNAQGIVVYTIKTSQQQQLLELSTLPKGFYLVEVSGYNTKKVLTIILQ
- a CDS encoding RNA polymerase sigma factor produces the protein MESKINNDQILATRLKNGDHSAFEELYATYHQLLYSVAFKYLKSEAAAEDAVHETFVRLWTHRDGLDPIQGVRNYLFKTLKFHILNLIRNNKRMLVKNYEISYNAGEIHQETESAIIFNDYKKAVDIAINSLSAQKKHIFKMKSELGLSNEEVAQRLGLSINTVKFQYSQASKTLKSVLKLLFTFAVIVYKLFFR